A portion of the Thermoplasmata archaeon genome contains these proteins:
- a CDS encoding XTP/dITP diphosphatase — translation MRINVITSNEGKYGEIREMLEAAGHMASWTKIPYPEIQSSSLDEVVGESLNWVVRRLIPLEPVLIEDSGLFIDALGGFPGVYSAYVFKTIGNQGILKLMAGVENRAARFESRVGFWAPGMGPHIFNGSCQGSIAHEAAGGSGFGYDPIFIPEGEKRTFAQMSREEKGALSHRGRALAGLLKFLG, via the coding sequence ATGAGAATCAATGTCATAACATCCAACGAGGGTAAGTATGGCGAAATTCGGGAAATGCTGGAGGCCGCAGGCCACATGGCCTCATGGACGAAAATCCCCTATCCGGAGATACAGTCTTCCAGCCTCGACGAAGTGGTGGGGGAGAGCCTGAACTGGGTCGTGAGAAGGCTCATCCCGCTCGAGCCCGTCCTTATCGAGGACTCGGGTCTTTTCATCGATGCGCTCGGCGGCTTCCCCGGCGTTTATTCGGCCTATGTGTTCAAGACGATAGGAAACCAGGGAATACTGAAGCTCATGGCCGGTGTGGAGAACCGAGCAGCGAGGTTTGAGTCAAGGGTCGGTTTCTGGGCGCCGGGGATGGGGCCTCATATATTCAATGGGAGCTGCCAGGGCAGCATTGCACATGAGGCCGCGGGAGGCTCAGGATTCGGCTACGACCCGATTTTCATTCCCGAAGGGGAGAAGCGGACGTTCGCCCAGATGAGCCGGGAGGAGAAGGGTGCGCTCTCCCATAGAGGGAGGGCGCTCGCCGGACTCCTGAAGTTCCTCGGGTAA